The following coding sequences are from one Lysinibacillus sp. FSL W8-0992 window:
- a CDS encoding S26 family signal peptidase: protein MNKIKHDFDKLFSDESRFSEANEKRVMQEIIARRNTSRKRSWQYPLIMCGSIFLIVLLAVIVSFESNISKEESLALWLQESGADEILYEEMNVLQKEDALVVYKVQTDSSLLVHAAYLIFKDGEWISTDHCTNGFGTEDVTVHYLNSRQAPYLYCGTERSNGLKKVIVGKQEGKILEVANAGMFWFAFSKQPVARVVYEYIDGSMQRMNSIEWASTDIDDRVPVIGNMTGQQYKIQYTSNAMNRGNHEYTSYPIVIEPNVENLNRGDVVYVNAEDGTKTIARIVGLPGEKIAIQDGTIIVNTIPLDIYYGFATQMGFDVFEAYIDKLKEDGATFDENEIRKYFFWNMDELPLDAGEYYVAADNWGHGIMTKITDSLIIGKVLGYEALEIANEWSKTERALYDAFREQNDVEIFRDVDPLTIARVQLYAKFLADEQTVYRLYTTRENYSKWSEADHMRQHTQVEAERNRSWALEMAKAMKNGTFKELPDHGGVILFTQNESDMGYQMVKNENGIWQVAFMPIQ from the coding sequence ATGAATAAAATAAAGCATGATTTTGATAAGTTATTTAGTGATGAATCAAGATTTTCAGAGGCAAATGAAAAGCGAGTCATGCAAGAAATAATAGCTAGAAGAAATACTAGCCGTAAACGTTCATGGCAGTATCCTCTTATTATGTGTGGCTCAATATTTCTTATAGTTTTGCTTGCCGTGATTGTGTCGTTTGAATCAAATATATCCAAAGAAGAGTCACTAGCATTATGGTTGCAAGAAAGTGGCGCAGATGAAATTCTTTATGAAGAAATGAATGTGTTGCAAAAGGAAGATGCTCTTGTTGTTTATAAAGTACAGACAGATTCGAGTTTGCTAGTTCATGCTGCATATTTAATTTTTAAGGATGGTGAATGGATTTCCACAGACCATTGTACAAATGGTTTTGGTACAGAAGATGTAACTGTGCATTATTTAAACTCTAGACAGGCGCCTTATTTATATTGTGGTACAGAGAGAAGCAACGGTTTAAAGAAAGTTATAGTTGGAAAACAGGAAGGGAAGATATTGGAGGTAGCCAATGCTGGGATGTTTTGGTTCGCCTTTAGCAAGCAACCTGTAGCACGTGTAGTTTACGAATATATTGATGGATCAATGCAACGGATGAATTCCATTGAATGGGCGTCCACAGACATTGATGATAGGGTCCCTGTGATAGGTAATATGACGGGACAACAATATAAGATACAGTATACAAGTAATGCGATGAACCGTGGTAACCATGAATATACGTCCTATCCTATTGTTATTGAACCAAATGTTGAAAATTTAAATAGAGGCGACGTTGTATATGTAAATGCCGAGGATGGAACAAAGACGATAGCACGTATTGTAGGATTGCCTGGAGAAAAGATTGCCATTCAGGATGGAACGATCATAGTAAATACAATACCCCTAGATATATACTATGGTTTTGCCACACAAATGGGCTTCGATGTGTTTGAAGCATATATCGACAAGCTGAAAGAGGATGGTGCGACTTTTGATGAAAATGAAATTCGTAAATATTTTTTTTGGAATATGGATGAATTGCCTCTTGATGCAGGCGAATATTATGTAGCAGCAGATAATTGGGGACACGGTATAATGACGAAAATTACGGATTCTCTAATTATAGGGAAAGTGCTAGGTTATGAAGCATTAGAGATAGCTAATGAATGGTCCAAAACGGAAAGGGCATTATATGATGCTTTTAGAGAACAAAATGATGTGGAAATATTTCGTGATGTAGATCCATTGACGATAGCTCGTGTTCAGTTATACGCGAAATTTTTAGCCGATGAACAAACTGTGTATCGGCTATATACAACTCGGGAAAACTATTCGAAATGGAGCGAGGCCGATCATATGCGTCAACATACACAAGTAGAGGCAGAAAGAAATAGATCTTGGGCATTGGAAATGGCGAAAGCGATGAAAAATGGGACATTTAAAGAACTGCCCGATCATGGAGGAGTCATCCTTTTTACACAAAATGAAAGTGACATGGGCTATCAAATGGTGAAAAATGAAAACGGTATTTGGCAAGTTGCCTTTATGCCAATTCAGTAG
- a CDS encoding sigma-70 family RNA polymerase sigma factor: protein MEQYEAQAMKEIMHTYGDYLMRLSYLYVKDWATAEDIVQDVFIKFFETHHQFEERATLKTYLAKITINRCHDYLRSWKSRRQIISNYWLNQIYAEKCSIDSEMLQRLEKLDIAKSVLQLSVKYREVIILFYYEELTTAAIGELLNLSENTIKTRLRRAREMLKQRLDEAEWEVLRHE from the coding sequence ATGGAGCAGTATGAAGCACAAGCTATGAAGGAAATTATGCATACATATGGAGATTATTTAATGAGATTATCGTATTTATATGTTAAGGACTGGGCTACAGCTGAAGATATTGTACAGGATGTCTTTATTAAGTTTTTCGAAACGCATCATCAATTTGAGGAACGTGCTACATTAAAAACTTACTTAGCTAAAATAACAATTAATCGATGTCATGATTATTTACGTAGTTGGAAAAGTAGAAGACAAATAATTTCGAACTACTGGTTAAATCAAATCTATGCAGAAAAGTGTTCAATAGATAGTGAGATGTTACAACGTTTAGAGAAGCTGGATATTGCTAAAAGTGTTCTACAGTTATCTGTGAAGTACCGTGAAGTAATTATATTGTTTTATTATGAAGAACTGACCACTGCGGCGATTGGAGAGTTACTGAATCTATCTGAGAATACAATTAAAACAAGATTGAGACGTGCAAGGGAGATGCTAAAACAGAGGTTAGATGAAGCAGAATGGGAGGTGTTACGGCATGAATAA
- a CDS encoding pro-sigmaK processing inhibitor BofA family protein, which translates to MPWIVIVSVCVPVALLFLYIVGRHVKLGKVLEGISVFWFRFAFAFLLLFIIHLGVGYGGYNVPINLFSVFTIAILGIPGVLGITFLIFFL; encoded by the coding sequence ATGCCGTGGATCGTAATTGTAAGTGTTTGTGTGCCTGTAGCGCTTCTTTTTCTTTATATAGTAGGAAGGCATGTTAAATTAGGAAAAGTATTAGAAGGGATATCTGTTTTTTGGTTCCGTTTTGCATTTGCGTTTTTATTATTATTCATTATCCATTTAGGTGTTGGATATGGCGGATATAACGTCCCTATCAACTTGTTTTCAGTGTTCACAATTGCAATATTAGGAATTCCAGGTGTGCTAGGAATAACTTTTTTAATATTTTTCTTATAA
- a CDS encoding YaaL family protein: MFFRNKGKLKKEFDEKLVNLIRETKEDLQQAKVIEELLNDYDLEIIAQRKAAESIHFYLFKEARIRRVLIK; encoded by the coding sequence ATGTTCTTCCGCAATAAAGGAAAGCTAAAAAAAGAATTTGATGAAAAGCTTGTTAATCTTATTAGAGAAACAAAAGAAGATTTACAGCAAGCGAAAGTAATTGAAGAATTATTAAATGATTATGATTTAGAGATTATTGCTCAACGGAAAGCTGCTGAGAGTATACATTTCTATTTATTTAAAGAAGCTAGAATTCGGCGAGTGTTAATTAAATAA
- the recR gene encoding recombination mediator RecR gives MYYPEPISKLIDSFMKLPGIGPKTAARLAFFVLTMKEDDVLSFSKALIEAKRNLSYCSVCGNITDIDPCHICTDKQRDASVICVVQDTKDVIAMEKMRDYHGKYHVLQGAISPMDGIGPEDINVASLLVRLQDETVQELILATNSTIEGEATAMYISRLVKPSGIRTTRIAHGLPVGGDLEYADEVTLSKAMEGRREL, from the coding sequence ATGTATTACCCAGAACCAATATCTAAATTAATCGATAGTTTTATGAAATTGCCAGGTATCGGGCCGAAAACCGCGGCCCGACTGGCGTTTTTTGTGTTAACAATGAAAGAGGATGACGTTCTATCCTTTTCAAAAGCTTTAATAGAGGCAAAGCGTAATTTAAGCTATTGCTCTGTTTGTGGCAATATTACCGATATAGACCCATGTCATATTTGTACTGACAAACAACGTGACGCTTCTGTCATTTGTGTTGTCCAAGATACTAAAGATGTTATTGCAATGGAAAAAATGCGTGATTACCATGGTAAGTACCATGTGCTACAAGGAGCTATTTCACCGATGGATGGTATCGGTCCAGAGGATATTAATGTAGCCTCACTTTTAGTTCGACTACAAGATGAAACTGTACAGGAGCTTATTTTAGCAACTAATTCTACTATTGAAGGTGAAGCGACAGCTATGTATATTTCTCGTCTTGTCAAACCATCAGGCATCCGTACAACTCGTATCGCGCATGGATTACCTGTAGGTGGAGATTTAGAATATGCTGATGAAGTAACGTTATCGAAGGCAATGGAAGGCCGCCGAGAGTTATGA
- a CDS encoding YbaB/EbfC family nucleoid-associated protein, which yields MRGMGNMQGMMKKMQKMQKEMMEAQEALNVEQFEGVAGGGMVKVTVTGQREVVDVNLDTSVVDPDDIEMLQDLIVVATNEALKKVEEKTNATMGKFTQGMNLPF from the coding sequence ATGCGTGGAATGGGAAATATGCAAGGCATGATGAAGAAAATGCAAAAAATGCAAAAAGAAATGATGGAAGCTCAAGAAGCTTTAAATGTAGAACAATTTGAAGGTGTTGCTGGCGGCGGTATGGTCAAAGTAACAGTTACAGGTCAACGCGAAGTTGTAGATGTGAATCTTGATACTTCAGTAGTAGATCCTGACGATATCGAAATGCTACAGGATTTAATTGTTGTTGCAACGAATGAAGCACTTAAAAAAGTGGAAGAAAAAACAAATGCAACAATGGGTAAATTCACACAAGGCATGAACCTTCCATTCTAG
- the dnaX gene encoding DNA polymerase III subunit gamma/tau, whose translation MTYQAFYRVYRPQSFREMSGQAHVKRTLQNALLANKTTHAYLFSGPRGTGKTSTAKIFAKALNCEHAPASEPCNECATCLSITDGSHPDVIEFDAASNSRVEEIRDIIEKVRFAPASSRFKVYIIDEVHMLSTSAFNALLKTLEEPPPHAVFILATTEPHKLPATIISRCQRFDFKRLSTNDIIDRMKVVLEDIELPFEEQGLKVIAQSAAGGMRDALSLLDQVVSFSGELLKLEDALLVTGSISQDVFYDLAEALKVKDVAQMLALLEQLIADGKDPLRLSEDLITFFRDLLLLQTSENLAELLELVSPEERVFALAHDFAPDMLYGYIDILAKTQQEMRFSHHTKIYLETALLKMTQFSGGVVNHNVTSSEAAMSPELAQKIVALEQMVQQLSAQLQSGAPSQSVQSAKEQRPRAKSSNGYKAPTGRIQEVLKDATKQDVQRLKAVWAQALNQLQKSQSALLAEAEPVAASSSAFVLKFKYDIHCQMVADNQMLKAQFTQLIAGQTGTMYEMLCAPEETWLKLREEFIRDHGLQQKKEQLVNDDPNVELLEPPPAEMPEEPFIDDAQPLASQDPLVTEAEKLFGKDFIEIVED comes from the coding sequence TTGACGTATCAAGCATTTTACCGTGTGTATAGACCACAATCATTCCGAGAAATGTCAGGTCAAGCACATGTCAAAAGAACGCTGCAAAATGCTCTCCTAGCGAATAAAACAACTCATGCATATTTGTTTTCAGGACCTCGTGGAACCGGGAAAACAAGTACAGCCAAAATTTTTGCCAAGGCTTTAAACTGTGAGCATGCTCCAGCAAGCGAACCGTGTAATGAGTGTGCAACTTGTTTAAGCATTACAGATGGTTCACACCCAGATGTTATTGAATTTGATGCGGCTTCCAATTCACGGGTGGAAGAAATACGTGACATTATTGAAAAAGTACGTTTTGCACCTGCAAGTAGCAGGTTTAAAGTGTATATCATTGATGAAGTGCATATGCTGTCTACAAGTGCCTTCAATGCGCTTTTAAAAACGTTAGAAGAACCACCACCACATGCGGTATTTATTTTAGCAACAACAGAACCTCATAAATTACCAGCGACGATTATTTCACGTTGCCAACGTTTTGATTTCAAACGACTTTCAACCAACGATATTATTGACCGTATGAAGGTTGTATTAGAAGACATTGAGCTACCATTTGAAGAACAAGGACTTAAAGTAATTGCACAATCAGCTGCTGGCGGTATGCGTGATGCATTGAGTTTGTTAGATCAAGTTGTATCCTTCAGTGGTGAGCTGCTGAAACTTGAAGATGCGCTCTTAGTTACTGGTTCAATTAGTCAAGATGTTTTCTATGATTTAGCAGAAGCGTTAAAGGTGAAAGATGTTGCACAAATGCTTGCACTTTTAGAACAGCTAATTGCAGATGGAAAAGATCCATTGCGCTTGTCGGAAGATTTAATTACCTTTTTCCGCGATTTGCTTCTTTTGCAAACGAGTGAGAATTTAGCTGAACTGTTAGAGCTAGTATCACCGGAAGAGCGTGTGTTTGCGTTGGCACATGATTTTGCTCCGGATATGCTCTATGGATACATTGATATTTTAGCGAAAACACAACAAGAAATGCGTTTCTCTCATCATACAAAAATTTATTTGGAAACGGCATTGCTGAAAATGACTCAGTTTTCAGGTGGGGTAGTAAATCACAACGTTACGTCAAGCGAAGCGGCAATGAGTCCAGAGCTTGCACAAAAAATAGTTGCACTTGAACAAATGGTGCAACAATTGTCAGCGCAATTACAAAGTGGTGCACCATCACAATCTGTTCAATCTGCAAAAGAACAACGTCCTCGCGCAAAAAGCTCAAACGGCTATAAAGCGCCTACTGGACGTATACAAGAAGTGCTTAAGGATGCGACAAAGCAAGATGTCCAGCGTTTAAAAGCTGTATGGGCGCAAGCATTAAATCAATTGCAAAAGTCACAATCAGCTCTTTTAGCAGAAGCTGAACCTGTTGCGGCATCTTCGAGTGCTTTTGTGTTAAAATTCAAGTATGATATTCATTGTCAAATGGTTGCTGATAATCAAATGCTAAAAGCACAATTCACACAATTAATTGCAGGTCAGACGGGCACGATGTATGAAATGCTTTGTGCACCTGAAGAAACTTGGTTAAAGTTGCGTGAAGAGTTCATTCGTGATCATGGATTACAACAAAAGAAAGAACAGCTAGTTAATGATGATCCGAATGTTGAATTATTAGAACCACCACCGGCAGAAATGCCAGAAGAACCATTTATCGATGATGCACAACCACTTGCATCACAAGATCCACTTGTGACGGAAGCGGAAAAGCTATTTGGTAAGGATTTTATTGAAATTGTTGAAGACTGA
- a CDS encoding ATP-binding protein, producing MYSKFLLSRTSLTWILLIAILTALGSEIKIIPFADTSFRFGLGTIIFFLCTLLKPTPIIFAGIATSIVTTALRAAISFYTQNISILEGIYIHLPAATFYLLFALCLQYLNIHQYREKPLKLGLLVALSEVISNLAEQLLRFFVQSYTILFFHDLLILLAVALLRSFFVVGIYSSILIAEQKKRVQEILTIGSDLYVETLYLKKSMNHIEAITANGFDLYRQLKAQGNRSESLQALHIAQEIHEVKKDSQRIYAGISKIVGDKSFGSLRLSELLHYIEDGNSKYSELLGKDIQFNITLKTDFLTNEHIALLALLNNLTANAIEAIEGQGVISIDIQQQEVDTVITVSDDGKGITESDLSIIFEPGYTTKYNVEGVAATGIGLSHVAELISKLNGSISVESNNFKTMFKIIIPTQTIQTGET from the coding sequence ATGTACTCGAAGTTTCTTTTATCTCGCACTTCCCTCACATGGATTTTATTAATTGCCATCTTAACAGCTCTCGGTAGTGAAATTAAAATTATCCCATTCGCTGATACTTCTTTTCGTTTTGGGTTGGGAACTATAATTTTCTTTTTATGCACACTGCTTAAACCAACACCTATTATTTTTGCTGGTATCGCAACAAGCATTGTAACTACTGCTTTACGAGCAGCTATTAGTTTCTACACACAAAACATATCAATATTAGAAGGTATTTATATTCATTTACCTGCTGCTACATTTTATTTATTATTTGCACTATGTCTGCAATATTTAAATATTCATCAATATCGTGAAAAACCACTTAAGTTAGGATTACTTGTAGCTTTAAGTGAGGTTATAAGCAATTTAGCGGAACAGTTGCTACGTTTCTTTGTACAATCGTATACAATTTTATTCTTTCATGACCTACTCATCCTATTAGCAGTTGCTCTGTTACGAAGCTTTTTTGTTGTCGGTATTTATAGCTCTATTTTAATTGCTGAGCAAAAAAAGCGCGTACAAGAAATACTTACTATTGGTTCAGACTTATATGTAGAAACACTTTATTTAAAAAAGTCTATGAATCATATAGAAGCAATTACCGCTAATGGATTTGATTTATATCGCCAATTAAAAGCTCAGGGCAATCGCTCAGAAAGTTTACAGGCACTTCATATTGCCCAGGAAATTCATGAGGTAAAAAAAGATTCCCAACGTATTTATGCAGGTATTTCTAAGATTGTCGGCGATAAGAGCTTTGGCTCTCTAAGATTATCAGAATTATTACATTATATAGAGGACGGTAATAGTAAATACAGTGAATTACTCGGTAAAGATATACAATTTAACATTACTTTAAAGACCGATTTTCTAACGAACGAGCATATCGCCCTTTTAGCACTATTAAACAATCTTACTGCCAATGCCATTGAAGCAATAGAAGGACAAGGTGTCATATCTATTGATATTCAGCAACAAGAGGTTGATACTGTAATAACAGTAAGTGATGATGGTAAAGGAATCACCGAAAGTGATCTTTCTATTATTTTTGAACCTGGCTATACGACAAAATATAATGTCGAAGGTGTAGCAGCTACAGGAATCGGACTTTCACATGTTGCTGAATTAATTTCTAAATTAAACGGCTCCATTTCAGTTGAATCAAATAACTTTAAAACAATGTTTAAAATTATAATTCCTACGCAAACTATTCAAACGGGAGAGACTTAA
- a CDS encoding response regulator: MRYFIVDDDRASRVMLKQIIEDSGLGTVIGEARNGVDAIPQILMTQPEFVLIDLLMPKLDGIATVEHLLQNRFEGQFIMISQVVNKEMVGEAYEQGIDFFIHKPINRIEVENVLRKTTEQFRLKNSLLVIRQSLTNIDLSEQINNKATSRDHIQSILNDMGIVGEIGSEDIIAIIETLLAHQHKIAPLPPLKELYEEIAAVTKATPDEILKESKAIEQRVRRTILAAMINLANLGVVDYTNSEFEYYAPRYFDFKEIRQLMTQIEDHGNRKAKVNIKKFIQVLYSDILTKVN, translated from the coding sequence ATGAGGTATTTTATTGTAGATGATGATCGTGCAAGTCGCGTGATGCTAAAACAAATTATTGAAGATAGTGGTTTAGGTACAGTCATCGGTGAAGCACGTAATGGAGTGGACGCCATTCCTCAAATATTAATGACACAGCCAGAGTTTGTGCTAATCGATTTACTTATGCCTAAGCTTGATGGTATAGCTACAGTGGAGCATCTTCTTCAAAATCGATTTGAAGGACAGTTTATTATGATTTCTCAGGTTGTAAATAAAGAAATGGTTGGCGAGGCGTATGAACAAGGTATTGACTTCTTTATCCATAAACCGATTAACCGTATTGAAGTTGAAAATGTTTTACGTAAAACTACAGAACAATTCCGCCTAAAAAACTCTCTTTTAGTTATTCGGCAATCGCTGACTAACATCGACCTAAGTGAGCAGATAAACAATAAAGCCACATCACGAGATCATATCCAATCTATTTTAAATGATATGGGTATTGTCGGTGAGATTGGCAGCGAGGATATTATAGCGATTATTGAAACATTGCTAGCACATCAACATAAGATTGCACCACTTCCTCCTTTAAAAGAGCTCTATGAGGAAATAGCAGCTGTTACGAAGGCCACTCCAGATGAAATATTAAAAGAGAGCAAAGCCATTGAACAGCGAGTGCGTCGAACAATTTTAGCAGCGATGATTAATCTCGCCAATTTAGGGGTAGTTGATTATACAAACTCAGAATTTGAATACTATGCACCTCGATACTTTGATTTTAAAGAGATTCGTCAGCTCATGACACAGATTGAAGACCATGGAAATCGCAAAGCAAAGGTCAATATCAAGAAGTTTATACAGGTGTTATATTCAGACATTTTAACAAAAGTAAATTAA
- a CDS encoding cation:dicarboxylate symporter family transporter: MKKKFKLSLAAQILIGLILGIIVGGIFYGNPKIETYLQPLGDIFLHLIKMIVVPIIISTLIVGVAGTGDIKQLGRLGGKTLIYFEIITTVAIVVGLLSANLFHPGAGINMNELSQGDISKYVTTTEEVQHEGPFDIIVGIVPTNIIQSMAEGNMLAIIFFSVIFGLGVAAIGERGKPVLDFFQGVADAMFWVTNLVMKFAPIGVFGLIGVTVSKYGFASLIPLGKLAILVYATMIFFIFIVLGLVAKFAGVNIFYLIRVLKDELILAFSTASSEAVLPRVMLKMEKLGAPKDIVSFVIPTGYSFNLDGSTLYQAIAALFIAQMYGIHLSIGEQITLMLVLMVTSKGIAGVPGVSFVVLLATLGTVGIPIEGLAFIAGIDRILDMGRTVVNVIGNSLASLVMAKWEGRFDKEKMKNYFKNNENLA, from the coding sequence TTGAAAAAGAAATTTAAACTCAGTTTAGCCGCTCAGATTCTAATCGGTTTAATTTTAGGGATTATTGTTGGTGGTATCTTTTATGGTAACCCCAAAATTGAGACATATTTACAACCACTAGGAGATATTTTTCTACATCTAATTAAGATGATTGTGGTACCTATTATTATTTCGACTTTAATTGTTGGTGTTGCTGGAACTGGAGACATTAAACAGCTCGGCAGATTAGGCGGAAAAACGCTTATTTACTTTGAAATTATTACAACAGTAGCAATTGTTGTTGGTTTACTTTCAGCAAACCTGTTTCACCCAGGTGCTGGCATAAATATGAACGAACTTTCGCAAGGGGATATTTCGAAATACGTTACAACAACTGAAGAAGTACAGCATGAAGGACCGTTTGATATTATTGTAGGCATTGTACCAACAAATATTATTCAATCAATGGCTGAAGGCAATATGCTTGCTATCATTTTCTTCTCTGTTATTTTTGGTTTAGGGGTAGCTGCAATTGGAGAGCGAGGAAAACCAGTTTTAGACTTCTTCCAAGGTGTAGCAGACGCGATGTTCTGGGTAACTAACCTTGTAATGAAATTCGCTCCAATTGGGGTATTTGGTTTAATTGGTGTAACCGTTTCCAAATATGGGTTTGCTTCCCTCATCCCGCTTGGTAAGCTTGCAATACTTGTTTATGCAACGATGATATTCTTCATCTTCATCGTACTTGGTCTTGTAGCAAAATTTGCAGGAGTCAACATTTTCTACTTGATTAGAGTATTAAAAGACGAATTAATTTTAGCGTTCTCCACTGCTAGTTCGGAAGCCGTATTACCACGCGTAATGCTGAAAATGGAGAAACTAGGTGCACCGAAAGATATTGTTTCCTTTGTTATTCCTACAGGTTATTCCTTTAACTTGGATGGTTCAACATTGTATCAAGCGATCGCTGCATTATTCATTGCCCAAATGTATGGTATTCATTTAAGCATTGGGGAACAAATTACGTTAATGCTAGTATTAATGGTTACATCTAAAGGGATTGCAGGTGTACCAGGCGTATCATTCGTAGTATTACTTGCAACTTTAGGTACTGTTGGTATTCCAATCGAAGGCTTAGCATTCATTGCAGGTATTGACCGTATTCTTGATATGGGACGTACAGTAGTAAACGTAATCGGTAACTCTTTAGCGTCATTAGTAATGGCGAAATGGGAAGGCCGCTTCGATAAAGAAAAAATGAAAAACTACTTTAAAAACAATGAAAATTTAGCTTAA
- a CDS encoding RraA family protein, translating to MTKVEVSFKHLPATAISDATGGHTNLRSNIKALADHFKIAGRAVTVRLPDGENGAVLEAIRAAKEGDILVIDAKGNTNRAVAGDFVMSLAKGIGVQGFVVDGVIRDIAAIRELDFPVFALGTTVAAGNKNGGGKVNVPIAIGGVTVQPGDYIIGDVDGVIVVPQEDAERIVAAAELKVEKDEARAQEAHANGKESIIAYLDKVLGK from the coding sequence ATGACAAAGGTGGAAGTAAGTTTTAAACATTTACCAGCTACAGCAATTTCAGATGCAACCGGGGGCCATACAAATTTACGAAGTAATATTAAAGCGTTAGCGGATCATTTTAAAATAGCAGGGCGAGCAGTTACTGTACGTTTACCAGACGGGGAAAATGGAGCTGTACTTGAAGCGATTCGAGCTGCTAAAGAGGGCGATATTTTAGTTATCGATGCAAAAGGGAATACAAATCGAGCTGTTGCAGGGGATTTTGTTATGTCCTTAGCAAAAGGTATTGGTGTACAAGGATTTGTAGTAGATGGTGTTATTCGTGATATTGCTGCGATTCGAGAGTTGGATTTCCCTGTATTTGCTCTTGGTACTACTGTTGCTGCTGGCAATAAAAATGGTGGCGGTAAAGTCAATGTGCCAATTGCTATTGGCGGTGTAACAGTGCAGCCTGGTGATTATATTATTGGCGATGTCGATGGCGTCATTGTTGTCCCACAAGAGGATGCGGAGCGCATTGTAGCAGCAGCTGAGCTTAAAGTGGAAAAGGATGAAGCGCGCGCTCAAGAAGCACATGCAAACGGCAAAGAGTCTATTATTGCGTATTTAGATAAAGTACTAGGAAAATAA
- a CDS encoding methyl-accepting chemotaxis protein, whose product MSTELYSRSEAGIKNSESLLETIQQVSKESSENVKNLAQLQNQAESIKGIVKTIQGIASQTNLLALNAAIEAARAGEYGRGFDVVAKEVRKLSVRVEQSISEVKENVEGIVREIGQVTESITRISEEVEKSNGQINVTTSDFVEIASAAEALDERSKQFIEII is encoded by the coding sequence ATGTCCACCGAGCTGTATAGTCGTTCAGAGGCAGGCATAAAAAATAGTGAGAGTTTACTTGAAACTATTCAACAAGTATCAAAGGAATCTTCGGAGAATGTAAAAAATCTTGCCCAATTACAAAATCAGGCGGAATCTATTAAAGGTATTGTAAAAACTATACAAGGTATTGCATCTCAAACAAACTTACTCGCTTTGAATGCAGCAATTGAAGCCGCAAGAGCTGGTGAGTATGGAAGAGGTTTTGATGTTGTAGCGAAAGAGGTTCGGAAACTTTCAGTAAGAGTTGAGCAATCCATTTCAGAAGTGAAAGAAAATGTGGAAGGAATTGTTCGTGAAATCGGGCAAGTTACGGAAAGCATTACACGCATTTCTGAAGAAGTTGAAAAGTCTAATGGACAAATAAATGTAACGACAAGTGATTTTGTTGAAATTGCCTCTGCTGCAGAGGCATTAGATGAACGATCAAAACAATTTATTGAGATAATTTAA
- a CDS encoding LOG family protein has protein sequence MKIAVYCGSGLGVNPIYAEKATELGTVLARNGHGVVYGGSKIGLMGKVADATLTAGGEVIGVMPTHLQKHEVVHASLTEIHFVESMHVRKAKMVDLADAFIALPGGGGTLDEYFEVFTWAQIGLHEKPVILFNVNGFYDALLQHFNRMLEEGFIRAEHKALIRVATTAEEVLALIE, from the coding sequence ATGAAAATCGCGGTATATTGTGGTTCTGGATTAGGCGTTAATCCCATTTATGCTGAAAAAGCAACTGAGTTAGGAACGGTTTTAGCACGAAATGGTCATGGTGTTGTATATGGAGGCTCTAAAATAGGATTAATGGGGAAAGTTGCAGATGCTACATTAACAGCAGGTGGAGAAGTTATTGGTGTAATGCCGACCCATTTACAAAAACATGAAGTCGTTCATGCTTCATTAACAGAAATTCATTTCGTAGAGTCAATGCATGTACGAAAGGCAAAAATGGTGGATTTAGCGGATGCCTTTATTGCGTTGCCAGGTGGTGGCGGTACATTGGACGAATATTTTGAAGTATTTACATGGGCTCAAATCGGATTGCATGAAAAACCCGTTATTTTGTTTAATGTGAATGGGTTTTATGATGCACTACTGCAGCATTTTAATCGAATGTTAGAGGAAGGCTTTATCCGTGCAGAACACAAAGCATTAATTCGTGTAGCCACAACAGCGGAAGAAGTTTTAGCATTGATAGAATAA